In Daphnia pulicaria isolate SC F1-1A chromosome 9, SC_F0-13Bv2, whole genome shotgun sequence, the genomic stretch TCTTTATTATTTACctgactttttttatttaagcgACTCTCTCTAATATCGGGTTTTCCTTGGGTTCATGACATCATTTTTTCTGGACTCGAGCtggaaagtttaaaaaaattatgtcgGAAAAAACCGAGCTGTATTACAGACAATAAAGtggaaaaattcgaaaatttttagCCGGTCAGCTGAGACATCAAAGATGCTGTTTAGCCTATTCCGAGTTTGAATGCCggcaaaatttgaaagaaaaatctaaGAAATTATCCGAAAATGTTTTCAGTATTGACTAAAGCGCTGGCGAAGATCTTGAATTTCCTTCAGCATTTCGGGTGGCAAATCTTCGTTTATTTGATCCGtcaaatacttttcaatgtTGTCCACCTCAGTCATCCAAAAGTCTTTGGGTAAATCAAAGAGTTCATTCCAGTCGACCGGATTCTCCAATCCCTCCATATTGATCGATCCTAAATTACAACACACGCCAACATAATTTTCTGATGAGATTTTCAACTTGAGTGGGTGTGTATACCTTTTTTCGGGATGAATCCAACGGGGCTCATCTGTGCGATATCTTCTTTCTCATCCGAGCAGCGGCGTAGAATCCAATCGAGAACTCGGATGTTATCACCGAATCCGGGCCATAAAAACTTGCCCTAAAATCGGAAATGATATCAAATTGTCCAATTGATCATCTTTAATGGCTTCTTTCGAAATTTACTTTTGAATCGCGACGGAACCAATTGACGTGGAAGATTTTGGGCATTTTGCATCCGGGTTTCTCCATTTCCAGCCAGTGTCCGATGTAGTTGCCGGCGTTGTAGCTGAGAAACGGCCGGGATGAAAAAGGATCGTGCATGACTTCATGGCCGGAATATTCAGCCGCCGTTGTGGCCTCCGAGCTGACAGTGGCACCGACGAACACGCCGTGCTGCCAGTTGAGAGATTCGTAAACCAACGGGACGCCAACCGGACGGCGTCCgccaaaaatgatggcatCGATCGGCACTCCGGCGGGATCTTCCCAGTTCGGATCGATCGTCGGGCATTGGCAAGCCGGAACACAAAATCTAACAACAGCTCGAGGACTTAATAACTTAACTCTGATAGTATTAAAAAAgatacaaaatagaaaaatcagcTTGTAAAAAGAATTAGACGTGTTTCGGACGGGGGCTTAATCTGGGCCGTAATTGACACTCAGCTCCCCAGGTGGTAAACTCTTTTGTTTCTCCCAACTATTTTTAGATTTCAGAAGCACAAAAGATCGtcaatctttttttgggtCGACAGGAAAGAGATGGgattatttgtattttgttaAGGGGGGATAAAATGATCATTAAGAGCCTCTTTTTCTATCCTCCCTGtggttttctcttctttttttacctggAGTTGGGATGAGCGGCTGGACGTTCAGAGCCCGGCTGCCAATTCTCCTCGCCTAGCCAAGATGTGATGGTAACGCCTTTTGGTAAGTCCTCCTCTAAACCCTGAATAGAAAACAATTTAATAAACAGCCAAAAGGCATCGTCATATCATTTGTTCCGGTTCATGCCGAACAAGAGCTTTCGGTTCGTAACGCTCTGCTTTGTCAATTTGGCCGTTTTGATTTTACCTCCCAAAACACACCGCCGTCAGATGTTTTGGCAACGTTTGTGAAAATCGTGTTCCGCTGGATCGTTTCCATGGCGATGGGATTCGTCTTGTTATTAGTccctaaaataaaaacatcatttaatttaaaaagctCAGTTGGTTAACAAACTGTTTTCACGTGTAACCTGGGCAAACACCAAAGAATctggaaatcaataaaaattaattgttatctaattaatttaattttgaagaatGATGTACCCATTTTCCGGATTGATGGCTCTGAGCTGTCCCTTTTCGTCGAACCTCATCCAGGCGATATCTGTCAAGTTCAATCTTTCAACTGTTATTTCCATCTAATTTTATATCAACTTTTAATTACCGTCTCCGACGCATTCGACTTTGTATCCCGGCAAGGAGGCCGTCAACATGGCCAAGTTTGTTTTCCCGCATTGGCTGGGAAACGCGGCTACCAGGTAACGTTTAACTCCTTCCGGATTGGTTACCCCCACgatctataaataaaaaacaacgatCGATAAATCAATGCAAGTCAATTAACGGCCAGGATCTATTTTTCGTCTTATCAAACTTACCAGCATGTGCTCGGCCAGCCAGCCTTCACGACGGGCAATAGCCGATCCTATGCGGAGAGAGAAACATTTCTTGCCCAGCAGGGAATTACCTCCGTATCCGCTCCCGAACGACATTACTTCGTTAGTCGCCGtcctaaatttttgtttaatgattaaaacatttaattcTTATAGGCGTAATTGgaataaattaaatcaaacttGTGGGCTATGAGAGTCAGTTCGGGATTGCAGGGCCAGTCACGACGCAGTGGCTCCTTCAGGGGTAAGGGGCAGCCGACCGAGTGAAGGCAACGGACGAAATCAGAGTCGCCCATCGCATCCAGCACCTGCATCCCCATACGGGTCATAATCCGCATGCAAGCGACGACGTAAGCGGAATCGGTCGCCTGGATGCCGAATTTAGA encodes the following:
- the LOC124312957 gene encoding phosphoenolpyruvate carboxykinase, cytosolic [GTP]-like; amino-acid sequence: MKLVSFKGVPVVRGNVDSLPRKVLTFLEHDVELCQPAFIHICDGSDEENRLMLDILIAEGIVQPLPKYENCVLAHTDPRDVARVESKTFISTESQREAVPVPKPGVKGQLGNWMSPEDLDVAIKKRFPGCMKGRTLYLLAYCMGPMGSPLSKFGIQATDSAYVVACMRIMTRMGMQVLDAMGDSDFVRCLHSVGCPLPLKEPLRRDWPCNPELTLIAHKTATNEVMSFGSGYGGNSLLGKKCFSLRIGSAIARREGWLAEHMLIVGVTNPEGVKRYLVAAFPSQCGKTNLAMLTASLPGYKVECVGDDIAWMRFDEKGQLRAINPENGFFGVCPGTNNKTNPIAMETIQRNTIFTNVAKTSDGGVFWEGLEEDLPKGVTITSWLGEENWQPGSERPAAHPNSRFCVPACQCPTIDPNWEDPAGVPIDAIIFGGRRPVGVPLVYESLNWQHGVFVGATVSSEATTAAEYSGHEVMHDPFSSRPFLSYNAGNYIGHWLEMEKPGCKMPKIFHVNWFRRDSKGKFLWPGFGDNIRVLDWILRRCSDEKEDIAQMSPVGFIPKKGSINMEGLENPVDWNELFDLPKDFWMTEVDNIEKYLTDQINEDLPPEMLKEIQDLRQRFSQY